Proteins encoded by one window of Gammaproteobacteria bacterium:
- a CDS encoding MotA/TolQ/ExbB proton channel family protein, which produces MSTYATVVKFFQDAGIFIVPSIFVLALGLAISIERFIYISRARSENRKLWDALLPSLQGGKYPQVHSMASKSDTAIGKVISYGLERLKTARKREDIDAAMEEGMMEIVPRLEKRTHYLATLANVVTLLGLLGTIIGLIEAFTAVANVSPSQKSELLSASISIAMNNTAFGLMVAIPFLLIHAFLQARTSEIVDSLEAAKVKFLNIVEHRKPIAPAGQ; this is translated from the coding sequence ATGAGCACATACGCAACCGTGGTCAAATTCTTCCAGGACGCCGGAATATTCATTGTTCCGAGCATTTTCGTTTTGGCCTTGGGATTGGCGATTTCGATTGAGCGATTCATCTATATCAGTCGCGCACGTTCGGAAAATCGCAAGTTATGGGACGCGCTGCTGCCGTCGTTACAGGGCGGTAAATATCCGCAGGTCCATTCCATGGCGTCCAAGTCCGACACTGCTATCGGCAAAGTGATCAGTTATGGCCTGGAGCGCCTGAAGACGGCGCGCAAGCGTGAAGATATCGATGCGGCGATGGAAGAGGGCATGATGGAAATCGTCCCGCGCTTGGAAAAGCGGACGCACTATCTGGCGACGTTGGCTAACGTCGTTACCTTGTTAGGCTTGCTCGGTACCATCATCGGCTTGATCGAGGCCTTTACGGCGGTCGCCAACGTAAGCCCGTCGCAGAAATCAGAGTTGTTGTCAGCCAGTATTTCGATCGCCATGAATAACACCGCCTTCGGCCTGATGGTGGCGATCCCATTTTTGTTGATCCATGCCTTCTTGCAGGCACGCACGTCGGAAATCGTCGACAGCCTGGAAGCGGCCAAGGTCAAGTTTTTGAATATCGTCGAGCATCGCAAACCGATAGCACCTGCAGGCCAATAA
- a CDS encoding tetratricopeptide repeat protein → MNFSNVRALLFVTLGVLLVACATSRAPNPNPTAADVAAAAASPAPTSTKVEPVTHPESHQAFERAVAALQAGRMADAERELTALIAREPELSAPYANLGIVYARTGRAAQAVEAFGKAIRLNPERPAYYNELGIVHRNEGRFEEARKAYQQALQLDPNYAYAHLNLGILFDVYLQDPEKALPHYERYMALVPAEAATVRKWIADLNQRRRAGESNKSGVSG, encoded by the coding sequence ATGAACTTCAGTAACGTTCGCGCACTTTTATTCGTGACCCTGGGCGTGCTGCTCGTTGCTTGCGCGACATCGCGAGCGCCCAATCCGAACCCAACCGCAGCCGATGTTGCTGCGGCAGCGGCGTCGCCGGCACCGACGTCGACAAAGGTCGAGCCGGTGACGCATCCGGAGTCGCATCAGGCGTTCGAGCGTGCGGTCGCGGCGCTGCAGGCCGGTCGCATGGCCGACGCCGAGCGCGAGTTGACCGCGCTAATTGCACGCGAACCGGAGTTGTCGGCGCCATACGCCAATCTCGGCATCGTATATGCCCGCACCGGTAGAGCGGCGCAAGCGGTCGAAGCCTTCGGCAAAGCGATTCGACTCAACCCCGAGCGTCCGGCATATTACAACGAACTCGGGATCGTGCATCGTAACGAAGGGCGGTTCGAGGAAGCGCGCAAAGCCTATCAGCAAGCGCTGCAGTTGGATCCGAACTATGCTTACGCTCATTTGAATCTTGGCATCCTGTTCGACGTCTATCTGCAGGATCCGGAAAAAGCGCTGCCGCACTATGAACGTTACATGGCGTTGGTGCCGGCCGAGGCGGCGACTGTGCGTAAGTGGATCGCCGACCTCAATCAACGCCGGCGTGCTGGCGAATCGAATAAAAGCGGAGTGAGCGGATGA
- a CDS encoding tetratricopeptide repeat protein, with protein sequence MKRLSAGMTVCLLAACATAPDDAGTIKSLERQQVAIERDVAVSASRAAAAEAYRHFLDAAPQDRYRPEALRRLGDIEIENAEAEDNGKFDPAIKTYEDLLRAHPQFAGNDHVLYQLAHAYDQGGNLKRALATLDRLVTQYPTSAHRAEAEFRRGELLFTLRDYEAAERAYRSVLQQGESSPFYERALYMRGWSLFKQDRLEDGLPSFFAVLDRKLAGDDASQQFEQLARADRELVEDTFRVMSLSLANLQGAESIPRFTGTGDRRSYEYLVYQQLGDLYNKQERVKDAADTLNAFARRFPTHPQAPLLQARVIQMYQQAKFATLALEMKKEYVVRYGKTSEFHAANSADVYAQVLPLLKTHLDELGRHYHAEAQRSKTTEDYREAARWYRAYIESFPDDAQTPAINFLLAESLFESKRFSEAAAEYERVANDYQRHDKSADAGYAALLAYAEQEKTIDLDQRQPIRLQAIDSALRFSAANPNDSRRPGVLTDAAEKLYALKLPERAVPVAQLVLALKPPAASELRRTAWTVIAHAEFDKGEFDRAEGSYQQVLALTPEQSPTRAGLNERLAASIYKQGEQAQAGGDLRAAADHFLRLGREVPTSPIRVNAEYDAASALITLKDWAGATKILEAFRKNYPTHALQAEVPGKLAVCYLEGGQPLKAAAEFEVLASSKKDVGFSRDALWRAAELYEKAGNEHSAATAYERYVRQHPRPLEPAIEARYRLMKISEKQGDRANRYAWSRELIDAEQKGGSERSERTRNLGALTALAMTEPLEAAYRDVRLVEPLKKSLKIKKQRMQELLKAYSIAADYGAADIVTTATFRTADLYHDFSKALLSSQRPKGLKGDELEQYNVLLEEQAFPFEEKAIEIHELNAHRMPGGIYDQWVKKSLSALGQLRPVRYAKTEKSEKVIDELQ encoded by the coding sequence ATGAAGCGCCTAAGCGCTGGTATGACCGTGTGTCTGCTCGCCGCTTGTGCGACGGCACCGGACGATGCCGGCACGATCAAAAGTCTCGAGCGCCAGCAAGTGGCAATCGAGCGCGACGTCGCTGTCAGCGCCAGCCGCGCCGCCGCCGCCGAAGCCTATCGCCACTTTCTCGATGCGGCGCCGCAAGACCGGTACCGACCCGAAGCGCTGCGCCGTCTGGGCGACATCGAAATCGAAAATGCTGAGGCCGAAGACAACGGCAAGTTTGATCCAGCGATAAAAACCTACGAAGATTTATTGCGGGCGCATCCGCAATTTGCCGGTAACGACCATGTGCTTTATCAATTGGCGCATGCCTACGATCAGGGTGGCAACTTGAAGCGGGCGTTGGCGACGCTCGATCGGTTAGTGACGCAGTATCCCACCAGTGCGCATCGCGCCGAGGCCGAGTTCCGTCGCGGCGAGTTACTGTTTACCTTGCGTGATTATGAAGCGGCTGAGCGCGCCTATCGCTCGGTGCTGCAGCAGGGCGAGTCCTCGCCATTCTACGAGCGCGCGCTCTATATGCGTGGATGGTCGCTGTTCAAGCAAGATCGGCTCGAAGACGGTCTGCCGTCGTTCTTCGCCGTGCTGGACCGCAAGCTCGCTGGCGACGATGCCAGCCAACAGTTCGAGCAGCTAGCACGCGCCGATCGCGAGCTGGTCGAGGATACGTTCCGGGTAATGAGCTTGAGCTTGGCCAATCTGCAGGGCGCCGAATCCATTCCGCGTTTTACCGGCACCGGCGATCGGCGTAGCTATGAATACCTGGTCTACCAACAGCTCGGCGACTTGTACAACAAGCAGGAACGCGTCAAGGACGCGGCCGATACGCTCAACGCCTTCGCCCGCCGTTTTCCGACGCATCCGCAAGCGCCGTTGTTACAGGCGCGTGTGATTCAGATGTACCAGCAAGCAAAGTTCGCGACTTTGGCGCTGGAGATGAAGAAGGAATATGTCGTGCGCTACGGCAAGACGAGCGAGTTTCATGCCGCTAACAGCGCCGATGTATATGCGCAGGTGTTACCGCTCCTAAAGACGCATCTGGACGAGCTCGGCCGCCACTACCATGCGGAAGCGCAGCGCAGCAAAACGACCGAGGACTATCGCGAAGCAGCTCGCTGGTACCGTGCCTATATCGAATCGTTCCCGGACGACGCGCAGACGCCGGCGATCAATTTCTTGCTGGCCGAGTCGTTGTTCGAGAGTAAGCGTTTTTCCGAAGCCGCGGCCGAATACGAGCGCGTGGCTAATGATTATCAGCGGCACGACAAGAGCGCCGACGCCGGTTATGCGGCGTTGCTCGCCTATGCCGAGCAGGAGAAGACGATCGACCTCGATCAGCGCCAACCGATACGGCTGCAGGCGATCGACAGTGCGCTGCGTTTTTCCGCCGCCAATCCTAATGATTCGCGCCGGCCGGGTGTGCTGACCGATGCGGCCGAGAAGCTGTATGCCCTGAAGTTGCCCGAGCGTGCGGTGCCAGTGGCGCAGTTGGTGTTGGCGCTCAAACCGCCGGCAGCGTCGGAGCTGCGGCGCACCGCCTGGACCGTGATTGCGCATGCGGAATTCGACAAGGGCGAGTTCGATCGGGCCGAGGGCTCCTATCAACAAGTGCTCGCGCTGACGCCCGAGCAGTCGCCGACACGCGCTGGGTTGAATGAGCGTTTGGCGGCGTCGATCTATAAGCAAGGCGAGCAAGCGCAGGCCGGTGGCGATTTGCGGGCCGCGGCCGATCATTTTCTGCGATTGGGGCGCGAAGTACCGACGTCGCCGATCCGTGTGAATGCCGAGTATGACGCGGCGTCAGCGCTGATCACGCTCAAAGATTGGGCCGGTGCCACCAAGATTCTCGAAGCGTTCCGCAAGAATTACCCGACGCATGCGTTGCAAGCAGAAGTGCCGGGCAAGCTGGCCGTGTGTTATCTCGAAGGCGGCCAGCCGCTCAAGGCGGCGGCCGAGTTCGAAGTGTTGGCATCGTCCAAGAAAGACGTTGGCTTCAGCCGCGACGCATTATGGCGCGCTGCCGAACTGTACGAGAAAGCCGGCAACGAGCACAGCGCCGCTACTGCCTACGAGCGCTATGTGCGCCAACATCCGCGACCGCTGGAACCGGCGATCGAGGCGCGCTACCGATTGATGAAGATCAGCGAGAAGCAAGGCGATCGCGCGAATCGTTATGCCTGGTCGCGCGAGCTGATCGACGCTGAGCAAAAAGGCGGCAGCGAGCGTAGCGAGCGTACGCGTAATTTGGGTGCGCTCACTGCGCTGGCGATGACCGAGCCGCTGGAAGCGGCATATCGCGACGTGCGTTTGGTCGAACCGCTGAAGAAGAGCCTCAAGATCAAGAAGCAGCGGATGCAGGAGTTGTTGAAGGCATACTCGATCGCCGCCGATTATGGCGCGGCCGATATCGTGACGACCGCGACTTTCCGCACCGCCGATCTTTATCACGATTTCAGCAAAGCGTTGCTCAGCTCACAGCGCCCGAAAGGGCTTAAAGGCGACGAGCTCGAGCAGTACAACGTGTTGCTGGAAGAGCAAGCGTTTCCGTTCGAAGAGAAAGCGATCGAAATACACGAGCTCAACGCCCATCGCATGCCGGGTGGCATTTACGACCAATGGGTCAAGAAGAGTTTGAGCGCGCTCGGACAGTTGCGTCCGGTACGCTACGCGAAGACGGAAAAAAGCGAAAAGGTGATCGATGAACTTCAGTAA
- a CDS encoding AraC family transcriptional regulator, protein MITRAAIFTRKGAARVAAAIMLVVGVGVCADDTPTAPPAPTAQGLDGNIQTLKKDVMELNRDLLVLEEELLFPANTQVAVFLSMDVGTLFELDSVQVKVDNMIVTNYLYTEREVKALHRGGVQRLYLGNLKSGKHELVAVFTGKGPHERDYRRGATLNFEKITGPKYIELKIRDETRNQQPEFQVKEWQ, encoded by the coding sequence ATGATCACTCGTGCTGCGATTTTTACCCGTAAAGGCGCGGCCCGCGTTGCCGCGGCGATTATGCTCGTCGTCGGCGTTGGCGTATGTGCCGACGATACGCCGACCGCACCGCCCGCGCCGACGGCGCAGGGTCTCGATGGCAATATTCAGACGCTGAAAAAAGATGTCATGGAATTGAACCGCGACTTACTGGTGCTCGAGGAAGAATTATTGTTCCCGGCGAATACTCAGGTCGCCGTGTTCCTATCGATGGACGTCGGTACGCTGTTCGAGCTCGACTCGGTGCAGGTCAAAGTCGACAACATGATCGTAACGAATTACCTCTACACCGAGCGCGAGGTGAAGGCATTGCATCGCGGCGGTGTCCAACGGCTTTATCTCGGCAATCTCAAGAGCGGCAAGCACGAGCTGGTAGCGGTGTTTACCGGTAAGGGCCCGCATGAGCGCGACTATCGTCGCGGTGCTACGCTCAATTTCGAAAAGATCACGGGTCCGAAGTACATCGAGCTGAAGATCCGCGACGAAACGCGTAACCAGCAGCCGGAATTCCAAGTTAAGGAATGGCAGTGA
- a CDS encoding DUF3570 domain-containing protein: MQLARRCYGYLALLAALLALPGPLLQAAVLPEDRADVMYHYYDGGGTSVGGPAVLVRKGMDQFSLSASYYVDSISGASIDVVTTASPYKEKRQEQGVALDYLYRNTTMNLSYSTSDEPDYTASTFGVNVAHEIFDGLTTVNLGYTAGSDEVGKVQTDFKDDINRYQYRLGISQVMSKTLLMSLDYEGILEDGYLNSPYRAARLQGLLVPERYPGTRDSYAVALRAMKGLLNDQGSLDSSLRLEYRYFWDTWQIKAHTLELGYQRRLGSRWTIEPRYRYYHQSAASFYSDNFPSEMTYMARDKELSSFSSHSLGIKASYKWSEHSYRRVTLNAAHDYVRFYYDDFTDMRTGDAYEFDANILQLFVSIWY; the protein is encoded by the coding sequence ATGCAACTAGCTCGGCGCTGTTACGGTTATCTTGCGTTACTGGCGGCGTTGTTAGCGTTGCCGGGCCCATTGTTGCAGGCGGCGGTGTTGCCGGAGGATCGTGCCGACGTCATGTATCACTATTATGACGGCGGCGGTACCTCGGTCGGTGGACCGGCGGTGTTGGTGCGTAAGGGTATGGATCAGTTCTCGCTGTCCGCTTCTTATTATGTCGACAGCATCAGTGGTGCGTCGATCGACGTCGTTACCACCGCGAGCCCTTATAAAGAGAAGCGCCAAGAGCAGGGGGTGGCGCTGGATTACTTGTACCGAAATACGACGATGAATTTGTCGTATAGCACCAGCGACGAGCCCGATTACACAGCCAGCACCTTCGGTGTCAATGTCGCGCACGAGATCTTCGACGGCTTGACCACGGTTAACTTGGGTTACACCGCCGGCAGCGATGAGGTCGGCAAGGTGCAGACCGATTTCAAAGATGACATCAACCGTTATCAGTACCGTCTGGGCATTTCCCAAGTCATGAGCAAGACGTTGCTCATGAGCCTGGACTACGAAGGCATACTCGAGGACGGCTATTTGAATAGCCCGTATCGAGCGGCGCGTTTACAAGGTTTGTTGGTACCGGAACGGTATCCCGGCACGCGCGATTCGTATGCGGTTGCGCTGCGGGCAATGAAGGGTTTATTAAACGATCAAGGTTCGCTCGATTCGTCGTTACGCCTCGAGTACCGCTATTTCTGGGACACCTGGCAGATCAAGGCGCATACGCTGGAGCTAGGTTACCAGCGCCGGCTCGGTTCACGTTGGACCATCGAGCCGCGCTACCGCTATTACCATCAATCAGCAGCGTCCTTCTATAGCGACAATTTTCCGTCCGAGATGACGTACATGGCGCGCGACAAGGAGTTGTCGTCTTTCAGCAGCCATTCGTTGGGAATAAAGGCCAGCTATAAGTGGTCTGAACACAGCTATCGCCGCGTTACGCTGAACGCGGCGCACGATTACGTGCGTTTTTATTACGACGACTTTACCGATATGCGCACCGGCGACGCTTATGAGTTCGATGCGAATATCCTGCAACTGTTTGTTTCGATTTGGTATTGA
- a CDS encoding DUF4266 domain-containing protein encodes MKRLALLLMLFALVALGACAQVKPYEREVLADPLMSFSHDPLADRYRQHVYEVREGARGAGSAQGGGCGCN; translated from the coding sequence ATGAAACGATTGGCACTATTGCTGATGCTGTTTGCGCTGGTAGCGCTTGGCGCCTGCGCGCAAGTAAAGCCTTATGAGCGCGAGGTGTTGGCCGATCCGCTCATGAGCTTTTCGCACGACCCGTTGGCGGACCGGTATCGGCAGCACGTTTACGAAGTGCGCGAGGGTGCGCGCGGCGCTGGTTCGGCGCAGGGCGGGGGTTGCGGATGCAACTAG
- a CDS encoding TlpA family protein disulfide reductase, with product MNKLIRSLMVTAALVLTPPSAFAFPAAGAAAPDFALKSNSGHNVRLSELRGQVVLINFWATWCAPCRQELPVLQKLYARYQAAGFSLLAVNIDADRTAADAMLTKLGVQLPTLYDADGNKNQEKRVAKLYDVNSMPATLIIDRDGRVRYVHHGFQSSYEQQYEQEVRTLLKE from the coding sequence ATGAATAAGCTCATACGATCACTCATGGTGACGGCGGCGCTGGTCCTAACGCCGCCGTCCGCATTCGCTTTTCCGGCCGCCGGCGCGGCTGCACCGGACTTCGCGCTCAAGAGCAACAGTGGCCACAATGTGCGGTTGAGTGAGCTGCGCGGCCAAGTCGTGTTGATTAATTTTTGGGCGACGTGGTGCGCACCGTGCCGGCAAGAGTTGCCGGTACTGCAAAAACTGTACGCGCGTTATCAAGCCGCCGGCTTCAGCTTGCTCGCGGTAAATATCGACGCCGATCGTACCGCCGCCGACGCGATGTTGACCAAACTCGGTGTACAGCTGCCGACGTTGTATGACGCCGACGGCAATAAGAATCAAGAAAAACGTGTGGCCAAGTTGTACGACGTGAACAGCATGCCGGCGACGCTGATCATCGATCGTGACGGGCGTGTGCGTTACGTGCATCACGGTTTTCAAAGCTCTTACGAGCAACAATACGAGCAAGAAGTGCGGACGTTGTTAAAAGAATGA
- a CDS encoding outer membrane beta-barrel domain-containing protein, whose product MTQKIFLFATLIGLSFVGIAVADDAPESVIQPQIDRRSVEIARVNVDDIELGMYYGKLSVEDFGSEPVTGYRLAYHVTEDFFIEGTYGKSTVSDEAIRNLAAIAILNKTEVDLDYYQVSIGYNLFPGEVFLGKNWAMTSSVYLIGGVGAVDFNDEKSNAFNLGVGVLMVPSRWLTVRTEMRDLMFSSDLLGENELKHNFQFTLGLSLFF is encoded by the coding sequence ATGACACAGAAAATTTTCTTGTTCGCCACGCTGATTGGACTGTCGTTTGTCGGCATCGCCGTCGCTGACGATGCGCCGGAGTCAGTCATCCAACCGCAGATCGATCGACGCTCGGTTGAGATCGCGCGCGTCAATGTCGACGACATCGAGCTCGGCATGTATTACGGCAAGCTCAGTGTCGAAGACTTCGGTTCGGAGCCGGTTACCGGTTACCGCTTGGCGTATCACGTTACCGAAGACTTCTTTATCGAAGGCACGTACGGCAAGTCGACCGTATCGGACGAAGCGATCCGAAACCTCGCCGCTATCGCCATTCTCAATAAGACCGAAGTCGATCTTGACTACTATCAGGTGTCGATCGGTTACAACCTGTTTCCGGGCGAAGTATTCCTCGGCAAAAATTGGGCGATGACGTCATCGGTGTATCTCATCGGCGGTGTTGGTGCAGTCGACTTCAATGACGAGAAGTCGAACGCGTTCAATCTCGGCGTCGGCGTACTGATGGTGCCGTCGCGCTGGCTAACAGTGCGTACCGAGATGCGCGATTTAATGTTCTCGTCCGATCTCTTGGGCGAGAACGAGCTTAAGCATAACTTTCAGTTCACATTAGGCTTGTCGTTGTTCTTTTAG
- a CDS encoding SH3 domain-containing protein: MWALYGGRQSNGQLRLLIVKAGITARCGRILRKECRYLFPGLCLWLLSLVAWPAVAGELVKVWVAEPYLELHTGPGRGYPVFYIAERGEVVEIIRQHTDWFEVRTARDKEGWVPREQMETTLTEEGTQKTFGDVLLQDFLNRRVEAGFSYGRLESVPILTAHAGFRFHENLLVELAVAEATGQFSTTSLYYVSLTSQPYPDARFSPFFTLGMGRFENQPKATLVDAHDTKADLANVGIGARYYLTRRFVARADLKNHVVLVDHDRTDTYKEWSLGISFFF; this comes from the coding sequence TTGTGGGCTTTGTACGGCGGTCGCCAATCCAACGGCCAGCTGCGGCTATTGATCGTGAAGGCGGGCATAACGGCGCGGTGCGGCCGAATCTTACGCAAGGAATGCCGATACCTGTTTCCGGGACTGTGCTTGTGGCTGCTGAGCCTCGTTGCTTGGCCGGCCGTGGCCGGCGAACTCGTCAAAGTATGGGTTGCCGAGCCGTATCTTGAATTGCACACCGGCCCGGGCCGCGGTTATCCCGTTTTTTATATTGCCGAGCGTGGTGAGGTGGTGGAGATCATTCGCCAGCACACCGATTGGTTCGAAGTGCGCACGGCGCGCGATAAGGAAGGTTGGGTACCGCGCGAGCAAATGGAAACTACGCTCACCGAAGAGGGTACGCAAAAGACCTTCGGCGATGTGTTGCTGCAAGATTTTCTGAACCGCCGCGTTGAAGCTGGTTTTTCGTATGGTCGTCTTGAGTCCGTTCCTATCCTGACGGCGCACGCCGGTTTTCGTTTCCACGAAAATTTGCTCGTCGAGCTCGCCGTCGCCGAGGCAACCGGTCAGTTTTCTACCACCTCGCTGTATTACGTATCGCTTACGTCGCAACCGTATCCGGATGCACGATTTTCGCCGTTTTTTACCCTCGGCATGGGCCGTTTTGAAAATCAGCCGAAAGCGACGCTGGTGGACGCGCACGATACCAAGGCCGATCTCGCCAATGTCGGTATCGGTGCACGTTATTATCTAACACGTCGGTTCGTCGCCCGTGCGGATTTAAAAAACCACGTTGTGTTGGTCGATCACGATCGCACCGACACTTATAAAGAGTGGTCGCTCGGCATCTCATTCTTCTTCTAG
- a CDS encoding cytochrome c → MRNWKWVVCAAVWGWGLVACGEKVPSERVTSTSTLCANDFQTCVLPVLTSQIRRRGGAVITCVECHKPGGNGGPFTLDTSDPDASFNAVRQQVNFTSPDESKLLVEPTQDDVAPSATAGPHGGGDIFPSRSDACYVAIHDWISNQVADQAASSCGLCTAVANPTASCGY, encoded by the coding sequence ATGAGGAATTGGAAGTGGGTAGTTTGCGCCGCGGTTTGGGGTTGGGGCCTGGTTGCATGCGGTGAGAAAGTGCCGTCCGAGCGTGTCACGTCGACATCGACCTTATGCGCCAACGACTTTCAAACCTGTGTCTTGCCGGTACTAACGTCACAGATCCGGCGCCGTGGTGGCGCCGTGATTACTTGTGTCGAGTGCCACAAGCCCGGCGGCAATGGCGGACCGTTCACACTCGATACCAGCGATCCCGATGCCAGCTTCAATGCGGTCCGGCAGCAGGTCAATTTCACCAGCCCGGACGAGAGCAAGCTCTTAGTCGAGCCGACGCAGGACGACGTCGCGCCTTCCGCTACTGCCGGCCCGCACGGCGGCGGCGATATTTTCCCAAGCCGCAGCGACGCATGTTATGTCGCCATTCACGATTGGATCAGCAATCAAGTGGCGGATCAGGCGGCTTCCTCTTGTGGGCTTTGTACGGCGGTCGCCAATCCAACGGCCAGCTGCGGCTATTGA